A stretch of the Nicotiana tabacum cultivar K326 chromosome 6, ASM71507v2, whole genome shotgun sequence genome encodes the following:
- the LOC107807469 gene encoding ATP synthase subunit delta', mitochondrial, whose translation MFRHGSRQLIGRATTMRWRRPFSTGLPAEPRVDSTFVEAWKKLIPNTEPPKTPFAFMDPRPATPSSIPTKLTVNFVLPYSSELSGKEVDMVIIPATTGQMGVLPGHVATIAELKPGLLSVHEGNDVTKYFVSGGFAFVHANSFADIIAIEAVPLDQIDPNLVQKGLTEFTQKLSTASTDVEKAEAQIGVDVHSALNAALTG comes from the exons ATGTTCCGACACGGTTCAAGACAACTCATAGGTAGAGCCACCACAATGAGGTGGCGCCGCCCATTTTCAACCGGCCTGCCAGCGGAGCCCCGCGTAGATTCCACATTCGTAGAAGCGTGGAAGAAATTAATACCCAACACTGAACCACCTAAGACTCCTTTTGCATTCATGGACCCTAGGCCTGCAACTCCCTCATCTATTCCTACAAAGCTCACCGTCAACTTTGTCCTTCCTTACTCCTCTGAACTCTCCGGTAAAGAG GTTGACATGGTTATCATTCCCGCAACTACAGGACAGATGGGTGTTTTGCCTGGGCATGTTGCGACAATTGCAGAGCTGAAGCCTGGTCTCCTATCAGTTCACGAAGGCAACGATGTGACCAAGTACTTTGTGAGTGGTGGGTTTGCATTTGTTCATGCAAATTCATTTGCAGATATAATTGCTATTGAAGCTGTACCACTTGACCAAATCGATCCCAATTTGGTTCAAAAGGGCCTCACAGAGTTCACGCAGAAGCTAAGCACTGCATCAACTGATGTAGAGAAAGCTGAGGCCCAGATTGGAGTTGATGTACACAGCGCCCTTAATGCTGCTCTTACCGGTTAA